One window from the genome of Thalassospira xiamenensis M-5 = DSM 17429 encodes:
- a CDS encoding carbohydrate ABC transporter permease, protein MNKITNNKAWFLVLPVFFIVAISAIIPLMTVVNYSVQDIFDPQTRFFVGADWFRQVLEDSRLHDALIRQIIYTGSVLFIEIPLGIGIALTLPRKGWGVSACMVLLALPLLIPWNVVGTIWQIFGRADIGLGGYALNMIGMDYNYSQNPMDAWVTVLVMDIWHWTSLIVLLCYAGLRSIPDAYYQAAKIDGASNWAVFRFIQLPKMQSVLVIGVLLRFMDSFMIYTEPFVLTGGGPGTATTFLSQFLVTIAVGQFDLGPAAAFSLIYFLIILLVCWVFYTVVMNAGKREEQ, encoded by the coding sequence ATGAACAAGATTACCAACAATAAGGCATGGTTCCTCGTCCTGCCAGTCTTCTTTATCGTCGCCATCAGCGCGATCATTCCTTTGATGACGGTCGTGAACTATTCGGTTCAGGATATTTTTGATCCGCAAACCCGTTTCTTTGTCGGTGCCGACTGGTTCCGTCAGGTCCTTGAAGACAGCCGTCTGCATGATGCCCTGATCCGCCAGATCATTTATACCGGCAGCGTGCTGTTCATCGAAATTCCGCTGGGTATTGGCATTGCGTTAACCCTACCACGCAAAGGCTGGGGTGTTTCGGCCTGCATGGTTCTTCTGGCTTTGCCATTACTTATTCCATGGAACGTGGTTGGCACCATCTGGCAGATTTTTGGCCGTGCCGATATCGGTCTTGGTGGTTATGCGCTTAACATGATTGGCATGGACTACAACTACAGCCAGAACCCGATGGATGCGTGGGTGACCGTCCTTGTGATGGATATCTGGCACTGGACCAGCCTGATTGTTCTGCTGTGCTATGCCGGTCTTCGGTCGATCCCGGATGCCTATTATCAGGCCGCCAAGATTGACGGTGCATCGAACTGGGCCGTATTCCGGTTTATCCAGCTTCCGAAAATGCAGTCGGTCCTCGTGATCGGTGTCCTGCTGCGCTTCATGGACAGCTTCATGATCTATACCGAACCCTTCGTGCTTACGGGCGGCGGGCCCGGTACGGCCACCACATTCCTCAGCCAGTTTCTGGTCACGATTGCAGTGGGTCAGTTCGACCTTGGTCCGGCTGCGGCATTCTCGCTGATCTACTTCCTGATCATTCTGCTGGTTTGCTGGGTTTTCTATACCGTCGTAATGAACGCCGGAAAGCGGGAGGAACAATAA
- a CDS encoding ABC transporter substrate-binding protein, whose product MIVKAKGSSAILKGSAVAVALGLAVFANPAAADQYTDAAKKWIDSEFQPSSLDKDAQMAELEWFIKAAEPFRGMEINVVSETITTHEYESKVLAKAFSEITGIKLTHDLIGEGDVIEKLQTQMQSGRNIYDAYINDSDLIGTHSRYDAVVPLTDFMAGEGKDVTSPTLDLEDFIGLSFTTGPDGKLYQLPDQQFANLYWFRYDWFQREDLQKQFKDKYGYDLGVPVNWSAYEDIAEFFTNDVKEIDGKKVYGHMDYGKKDPSLGWRFTDAWLSMAGAGDKGIPNGLPVDEWGIRVEGCAPAGSSVTRGGAANGPAAVYALTKYIDWLKAYAPPEAAGMTFGEAGPVPAQGQIAQQIFWYTAFTADMAKKGTPVVNEDGTPKWRMAPSPHGPYWEEGMKLGYQDVGSWTLMKSTPPERRKAAWLYAQFVTAKTTSLKKTLTGLTPIRQSDLDTQAMTDIAPNWGGLVEFYRSPARVQWSPTGTNVPDYPKLAQLWWQNVAEAVTGERTPQEAMDNLATAMDRVLERLERAGIGGECAPKLNEEQDAQYWFDQPGAPKPKLDNEKPQGETVKYDDLIAEWSAAQK is encoded by the coding sequence ATGATCGTCAAAGCCAAAGGCTCCTCTGCCATTCTTAAAGGCAGTGCAGTTGCGGTCGCACTCGGTCTTGCGGTATTTGCCAATCCGGCAGCAGCAGACCAGTACACCGACGCGGCAAAAAAATGGATCGATAGCGAATTCCAGCCGTCGAGCCTTGATAAAGATGCCCAGATGGCCGAACTTGAATGGTTCATCAAAGCAGCCGAGCCGTTCCGCGGCATGGAAATCAACGTGGTATCCGAAACCATCACCACGCACGAATATGAATCAAAGGTTCTGGCCAAAGCCTTCTCGGAAATCACCGGGATCAAGCTGACCCATGACCTGATCGGTGAAGGTGACGTGATCGAAAAACTGCAGACCCAAATGCAGTCCGGTCGTAACATTTATGACGCCTACATCAATGACTCCGACCTGATCGGTACGCATTCGCGTTACGATGCGGTCGTTCCGCTGACCGACTTCATGGCAGGCGAAGGCAAGGACGTTACCTCGCCGACGCTCGACCTTGAAGACTTCATCGGCCTGTCCTTCACCACCGGTCCGGATGGCAAACTTTACCAGCTTCCCGACCAGCAGTTCGCGAACCTTTACTGGTTCCGCTATGACTGGTTCCAGCGCGAAGACCTGCAGAAGCAGTTCAAGGACAAATACGGCTATGACCTGGGTGTTCCGGTCAACTGGTCGGCATACGAAGACATCGCCGAATTCTTCACCAATGACGTGAAAGAAATCGACGGTAAAAAAGTCTATGGTCACATGGACTACGGCAAAAAAGACCCGTCTCTGGGTTGGCGCTTCACCGACGCATGGCTTTCGATGGCTGGCGCTGGCGACAAGGGCATCCCGAATGGTCTTCCTGTTGATGAATGGGGCATCCGCGTTGAAGGCTGCGCACCTGCAGGCTCCAGCGTCACCCGTGGTGGTGCGGCCAACGGCCCGGCGGCTGTTTACGCTCTGACCAAATACATCGACTGGCTTAAAGCCTATGCTCCGCCAGAAGCAGCCGGCATGACCTTTGGCGAAGCCGGTCCGGTTCCGGCACAGGGCCAGATCGCCCAGCAGATATTCTGGTACACCGCCTTCACCGCCGATATGGCGAAAAAAGGCACCCCGGTCGTGAACGAAGATGGCACGCCGAAATGGCGTATGGCACCTTCGCCGCACGGCCCGTACTGGGAAGAAGGCATGAAGCTTGGTTATCAGGATGTGGGTTCCTGGACCTTGATGAAGTCCACCCCGCCTGAGCGTCGTAAAGCTGCATGGCTTTATGCGCAGTTCGTCACGGCGAAAACCACCTCGCTCAAAAAGACCCTTACCGGTCTGACTCCGATCCGTCAGTCTGACCTTGATACCCAGGCGATGACCGACATCGCACCGAACTGGGGTGGTCTGGTTGAATTCTATCGTTCCCCGGCTCGCGTCCAGTGGTCGCCGACCGGCACCAACGTTCCGGATTACCCGAAACTAGCTCAGCTCTGGTGGCAGAACGTTGCCGAAGCTGTAACCGGCGAACGCACCCCGCAGGAAGCAATGGATAACCTTGCAACCGCGATGGACCGCGTTTTGGAACGTCTGGAACGTGCAGGTATCGGTGGTGAATGCGCACCGAAACTGAACGAGGAACAGGATGCCCAGTACTGGTTCGACCAGCCCGGTGCTCCGAAACCGAAACTTGATAACGAAAAACCGCAGGGTGAGACCGTCAAATACGACGATCTGATCGCGGAATGGAGTGCGGCCCAGAAATAA
- a CDS encoding NTP transferase domain-containing protein, with amino-acid sequence MSANANSLSDHPKVAGLILAGGEGRRMGGNKPFRELAGKPLIAHAISAASAQCNHLMISSNEGGAFFAEFNLPVVPDSPQPGLGPLGGILGGLLSLPDGVDWLVSFPVDCPIVPDDMVVQLLKAATEGGKKAAFASHAGRDHYLSAIWHRAGAGIIGNQLRDEDRRVGGALRAMGAANVAFPVRSGDMAPFVNVNAPEDLSALDEMLSGYIDEKRL; translated from the coding sequence ATGTCAGCCAATGCAAACAGCCTGTCCGATCATCCCAAAGTCGCCGGATTGATTCTTGCCGGGGGCGAGGGGCGGCGTATGGGTGGAAACAAGCCGTTTCGTGAACTGGCAGGCAAACCCTTGATTGCGCATGCGATCAGCGCGGCATCCGCGCAATGCAATCACCTGATGATTTCCAGCAACGAAGGCGGGGCATTTTTTGCTGAATTCAATCTGCCGGTCGTTCCAGACAGTCCCCAACCGGGGCTGGGGCCGTTGGGCGGGATTCTGGGCGGACTATTGAGCTTGCCCGATGGTGTCGACTGGCTGGTTTCCTTTCCCGTCGATTGCCCGATTGTACCCGATGATATGGTCGTCCAATTGCTTAAGGCGGCGACAGAGGGCGGTAAAAAAGCAGCCTTTGCCAGCCATGCCGGACGGGATCACTACCTGTCTGCTATCTGGCATCGCGCCGGGGCTGGTATCATTGGCAACCAACTTCGCGATGAAGACCGCCGCGTTGGCGGGGCCCTGCGTGCCATGGGGGCCGCTAATGTGGCGTTTCCGGTGCGGTCTGGCGACATGGCTCCGTTTGTCAATGTCAACGCACCCGAAGATCTCAGTGCGCTTGATGAAATGCTGTCGGGATATATCGACGAAAAGCGTCTTTGA
- a CDS encoding carbohydrate ABC transporter permease encodes MRFQKRHIALLLYIVFLLLPIYWLFNMSIKTNSEILGAMTLFPDNPTLANYATILTDPAWYSGYINSMIYVGINVVISLLVALPAAYAFSRYNFTGDKHLFFWLLTNRMAPPAVFLLPFFQLYSSVGLFDTHIAVALAHCLFNVPLAVWILEGFMSGIPKEIDETAYIDGYSFPRFFTTIFIPLIRSGIGVTAFFCFMFSWVELLLARTLTSVDAKPIVATMTRTVSASGLDWGVLAAAGVLTIVPGALVIWFVRNYIAKGFAMGRV; translated from the coding sequence ATGCGGTTCCAGAAACGTCATATCGCACTTCTTCTTTATATCGTGTTCCTGTTGCTGCCGATTTATTGGCTGTTCAACATGTCGATCAAGACCAATTCGGAAATCCTGGGCGCAATGACCCTGTTCCCGGATAATCCGACACTGGCAAACTATGCAACCATCCTGACCGATCCGGCATGGTATTCGGGCTATATCAACTCAATGATCTATGTCGGGATCAACGTCGTGATCTCGCTTCTGGTTGCTCTGCCCGCGGCATATGCTTTTTCCCGCTATAACTTTACCGGTGATAAGCATCTGTTCTTCTGGCTCCTGACCAACCGCATGGCACCGCCTGCCGTGTTCCTGCTGCCATTTTTCCAGCTTTATTCAAGTGTTGGCCTGTTTGACACCCATATTGCTGTGGCGCTTGCGCACTGCCTGTTCAACGTGCCGCTGGCCGTATGGATCCTTGAAGGTTTCATGTCGGGCATTCCAAAGGAAATCGACGAAACCGCCTATATCGACGGTTATTCCTTCCCGCGCTTCTTCACCACGATCTTCATTCCGCTGATCCGTTCGGGTATCGGTGTGACGGCCTTCTTCTGCTTCATGTTCAGCTGGGTTGAACTGTTGCTGGCCCGCACTCTGACGTCGGTCGATGCCAAACCGATCGTGGCCACCATGACCCGTACCGTTTCGGCATCGGGGCTTGATTGGGGTGTTCTGGCAGCGGCGGGTGTTTTGACAATCGTGCCGGGGGCTTTGGTGATCTGGTTCGTTCGCAACTACATCGCCAAAGGCTTCGCGATGGGCCGCGTGTAA
- the sugE gene encoding quaternary ammonium compound efflux SMR transporter SugE produces MAWVALLLAGILEVCWAAGLKYSNGFTNPLPTIFTLTTMAGSFWLLTFAMRSIPLGTAYAIWTGIGAVGAVIFGVVALGEMLSVARILSISLILAGIVGLKLFSPA; encoded by the coding sequence ATGGCTTGGGTTGCATTACTTTTGGCCGGAATTCTGGAAGTTTGCTGGGCTGCGGGCCTTAAATATTCCAACGGTTTTACCAATCCTCTTCCGACAATTTTCACCCTGACGACCATGGCCGGAAGTTTCTGGCTGTTGACCTTTGCCATGCGTAGCATCCCGCTTGGCACCGCCTATGCGATCTGGACCGGTATCGGTGCGGTTGGCGCGGTGATATTTGGCGTGGTAGCACTTGGTGAAATGCTGAGTGTCGCAAGGATATTGTCCATTTCCCTGATCCTTGCCGGAATTGTCGGACTAAAGCTTTTCAGTCCGGCATGA
- a CDS encoding methyl-accepting chemotaxis protein — MASFALILVLAGISSVVSWISFGNSRALVADITNDSLPSIIRQMELAMDGVGLAAQAPALATSRNADELAETEARLDALIGDARTRLGEIAATNPEPLMLPVAPTNSETNANAGDAETPDQVPNQTVEPEQTVAVDAIETLTAQLDDIVARRNTLHELTMQRLELEKQRGDLTLDMVFAYSDLSEFINPLVEVVDIDVSRGISRVVDGNSDTVAELEEAIRFSQLISEIRANMNLAFGMLTAAIAVPEGDAMDEVRNQWSWAELRISDALEKLPNNNDGTQIKKLAEALLVYGAGKDSVFDLRETEWDNQYKTEQTLDATLTSAEALSTSITQLVDAKRLEVDDSAANALTQVVRDQQLIALIGVTVLVISLLILIFYVRGNLIKRLLRVIDGMRRVANGDLSTEVRDAGHDEIGRMAEILGQFRETSLAARRAEENVTHEREIAETERRRAMLELADAFEASVMQVAKDVSREAENIQITSNQVREQAEVASSNATGVAGASEEISINMASVSDAAKSLSERVRDTGLRAQQSVNAATNAVDAARQTSETMHELETGAQEIGEILNLIQDIAAQTNLLALNATIEAARAGDAGKGFAVVAQEVKNLANQTGTATDRIAQRITGIQTTTGIAVQAITTIRDSITGIHETVGEMSAAVDEQQEFVAEIASNVEQSATAASEMNATIAQVSTAADDNLKAVDGLRQATDRLRHQSDDLGKRVRDFLDSIRSEQATTTRQQNNKTIDEASLP, encoded by the coding sequence ATGGCTTCTTTTGCCCTGATTCTGGTGCTGGCCGGTATTTCATCGGTGGTTTCCTGGATCTCGTTTGGCAACAGTCGGGCGCTTGTCGCCGACATAACTAATGATAGCCTACCCTCGATCATCCGGCAGATGGAACTTGCCATGGATGGTGTCGGACTGGCGGCTCAGGCACCGGCACTGGCAACATCGCGCAATGCCGATGAACTGGCTGAAACAGAGGCACGCCTTGATGCCCTGATAGGCGATGCCCGCACCCGGCTTGGCGAAATTGCAGCGACCAATCCGGAACCTTTGATGTTGCCGGTTGCTCCGACCAATTCCGAAACGAACGCAAATGCGGGTGACGCAGAAACACCGGATCAGGTACCGAACCAGACCGTGGAACCGGAACAAACCGTTGCTGTCGACGCAATTGAAACCCTGACCGCACAGCTTGACGATATTGTTGCACGCCGCAACACACTGCATGAATTGACCATGCAGCGGCTTGAACTTGAAAAGCAGCGCGGTGATCTGACCCTTGATATGGTCTTTGCCTATAGCGATCTTTCAGAATTCATCAATCCGCTGGTCGAGGTTGTTGATATCGATGTCTCGCGCGGTATATCGCGTGTTGTAGATGGCAATAGCGATACGGTGGCTGAGCTGGAAGAAGCCATCAGATTTTCCCAACTGATTTCCGAAATCCGCGCCAACATGAATCTTGCATTTGGCATGTTGACCGCCGCCATCGCCGTGCCAGAAGGCGATGCCATGGACGAGGTCCGCAATCAATGGAGTTGGGCGGAACTTCGCATTTCAGACGCGCTGGAAAAATTGCCCAATAACAATGATGGCACTCAGATAAAAAAACTGGCCGAGGCATTGCTGGTTTATGGCGCAGGTAAAGACAGCGTTTTTGATCTTCGCGAAACCGAATGGGACAATCAGTACAAGACAGAACAAACTCTTGATGCGACCCTGACCAGCGCCGAAGCACTGAGTACATCCATCACACAACTCGTTGACGCCAAACGTCTTGAGGTTGACGACAGTGCAGCCAATGCGCTGACACAGGTGGTCCGTGATCAGCAGCTAATTGCCCTGATTGGTGTTACGGTGCTGGTGATCTCGCTTCTGATCCTGATTTTCTATGTCCGTGGCAACCTGATCAAACGTCTGCTGCGTGTGATTGACGGTATGCGCCGCGTCGCAAATGGTGATCTTTCGACCGAGGTTCGCGATGCCGGTCACGATGAAATCGGTCGCATGGCAGAAATTCTGGGACAGTTCCGCGAAACCAGTCTTGCCGCCCGGCGGGCCGAGGAAAATGTCACCCACGAACGCGAGATTGCCGAAACCGAACGCCGCCGCGCCATGCTGGAACTGGCCGACGCGTTCGAAGCATCGGTAATGCAGGTTGCAAAGGATGTCTCACGCGAGGCCGAAAACATCCAGATAACCTCCAATCAGGTGCGCGAACAGGCCGAAGTCGCATCCAGTAACGCCACAGGCGTTGCCGGTGCGTCCGAGGAAATATCGATCAATATGGCATCTGTTTCCGATGCGGCTAAGTCGCTGTCTGAGCGAGTCCGTGATACAGGCCTTCGCGCCCAGCAATCCGTGAATGCCGCCACCAACGCGGTCGATGCCGCCCGCCAGACCAGCGAAACCATGCACGAACTTGAAACCGGTGCCCAGGAAATCGGCGAAATCCTTAACCTTATTCAGGATATCGCCGCCCAGACCAACCTTCTGGCTCTGAATGCAACAATCGAGGCTGCCCGTGCAGGCGACGCAGGCAAAGGCTTTGCCGTCGTCGCGCAAGAGGTCAAAAACCTTGCCAATCAGACCGGCACGGCAACCGACCGGATTGCCCAGCGCATCACTGGGATCCAGACAACAACCGGTATCGCGGTGCAGGCCATTACCACCATCCGCGACAGCATCACCGGCATTCACGAAACGGTCGGCGAAATGTCGGCAGCAGTTGACGAACAACAGGAATTCGTCGCCGAAATCGCCAGCAACGTCGAACAATCCGCCACCGCGGCCAGTGAAATGAACGCAACAATTGCACAGGTCAGCACAGCAGCAGATGACAATCTAAAGGCCGTCGATGGCCTGCGACAGGCAACAGATCGTCTGCGCCATCAATCCGACGATCTCGGAAAGCGCGTGCGCGATTTCCTTGACTCCATCCGGTCCGAGCAAGCAACGACAACCCGCCAGCAAAACAACAAAACCATAGATGAAGCCTCCCTCCCGTGA
- a CDS encoding NfeD family protein — MNLFSELGIEFWHWWILACLMLVLEMLLPGIIFLWLSVAATAAGFVVLLVPDVSVELQLIAFGVFSVLSFVIGRRFFRPARSEAQEEDVSSTRSSLVGKTTVLTEKTTNGRVRQNVYGSSWVLKSDEEFVEGQKVRVCGIEGSTLLVEAVKADDPD, encoded by the coding sequence ATGAATTTATTTTCTGAACTGGGCATCGAGTTCTGGCATTGGTGGATTCTGGCCTGCCTTATGCTGGTGCTTGAAATGTTGCTGCCGGGGATCATTTTCCTGTGGTTGTCAGTTGCGGCAACAGCAGCGGGTTTTGTTGTTCTGTTGGTTCCCGATGTCTCGGTGGAACTACAACTGATCGCATTTGGCGTGTTCAGTGTGCTGTCATTTGTAATCGGTCGGCGGTTCTTTCGCCCCGCGCGTTCGGAGGCGCAAGAGGAAGATGTCAGCAGCACGCGGTCATCGCTGGTCGGAAAAACGACTGTTCTGACTGAAAAGACGACCAATGGCCGCGTTCGTCAAAACGTCTATGGATCAAGCTGGGTCCTGAAGTCGGATGAGGAATTTGTTGAAGGTCAGAAAGTCCGTGTCTGCGGGATTGAAGGAAGTACGCTTCTTGTCGAGGCGGTCAAAGCCGACGATCCAGATTAA
- a CDS encoding DUF2160 domain-containing protein, translating into MTWMAWTPITAVFFSCIILMLIGMGIWQAVSPTVPRRGFLPLETTRGDRLFISLLGAAYIHLGFMAFSDAAIWIASIVALFWLIIVMRWG; encoded by the coding sequence ATGACTTGGATGGCCTGGACCCCGATTACCGCCGTGTTCTTTTCCTGCATCATTTTGATGCTGATCGGAATGGGAATATGGCAGGCGGTTTCACCAACCGTTCCGCGCCGTGGCTTCCTGCCGCTGGAAACAACCCGCGGGGATCGCCTTTTCATCAGTTTGCTTGGTGCAGCCTATATCCATCTCGGCTTTATGGCATTTAGCGATGCCGCCATCTGGATCGCATCAATCGTTGCCCTTTTCTGGCTCATCATCGTGATGCGATGGGGCTGA
- the hydA gene encoding dihydropyrimidinase: protein MSMVIRGGTIVTADLTYKSDILIEDGKIAAIGQNLTGDKVVDADGCYVMPGGIDPHTHLEMPFMGTYSEDDFESGTKAAVAGGTTMVVDFCLPAPNQSLLEALQAWDNKSTKAVCDYSFHMAITWWGEQVFDEMKIVVEEKGINTFKHFMAYKGALMVDDDEMFASFSRCSELGAMPLVHAENGDVVATLQQRLLDAGNNGPEAHAYSRPVDVEGEACNRAIMIADMANVPLYIVHVSCEPAHEAIRRARANGKRVFGEPLIQHLILDESEYANADWDHAARRVMSPPFRSKLHQDGLWNGLASGSLQVVATDHCAFTTKQKRMGVGDFTKIPNGTGGLEDRMPLLWTYGVNTGRLTMNEFVAVTSTNIAKILNVYPRKGAILVGADADLVVWDPKASKTITAEHQQSAIDYNVFEGHEVTGLPRYTISRGRIAAEEGVVIGKCGDGEFVRRDAYPAVNKALSKWKELTSPRKVERSGIPAGV from the coding sequence ATGTCCATGGTTATTCGTGGCGGAACAATCGTTACCGCCGATCTGACATATAAATCCGATATCCTGATTGAAGATGGCAAGATTGCCGCGATCGGTCAGAACCTGACCGGGGACAAGGTTGTTGATGCCGACGGCTGCTATGTCATGCCCGGTGGGATTGACCCGCACACCCATCTTGAAATGCCTTTTATGGGCACCTATTCCGAAGACGATTTTGAAAGCGGCACCAAGGCTGCCGTTGCAGGTGGCACAACGATGGTTGTCGATTTCTGCCTGCCTGCCCCCAATCAGTCGCTGCTTGAAGCGCTTCAGGCGTGGGATAACAAATCGACCAAGGCGGTTTGCGATTATTCTTTCCACATGGCGATCACATGGTGGGGAGAGCAGGTCTTTGACGAGATGAAAATCGTTGTCGAGGAAAAGGGCATCAACACCTTCAAGCATTTCATGGCCTATAAGGGGGCCTTGATGGTAGATGATGATGAAATGTTTGCATCCTTCTCTCGCTGTTCGGAACTCGGCGCGATGCCGCTGGTTCATGCCGAAAACGGCGATGTGGTCGCGACACTTCAGCAACGTCTGCTTGATGCTGGTAATAACGGGCCCGAAGCGCACGCCTATTCCCGGCCTGTCGATGTCGAGGGCGAGGCGTGTAACCGCGCGATCATGATTGCAGATATGGCCAATGTGCCGCTTTATATCGTGCATGTGTCCTGCGAACCGGCGCACGAAGCCATCCGCCGTGCGCGTGCCAATGGCAAGCGCGTGTTTGGTGAGCCGCTGATTCAGCATCTGATTCTGGATGAAAGTGAATATGCCAACGCGGACTGGGATCACGCGGCCCGTCGCGTCATGTCGCCACCTTTCCGCAGCAAACTGCATCAGGACGGTCTTTGGAACGGTCTGGCATCGGGCAGCTTGCAGGTTGTTGCGACCGACCATTGTGCTTTCACGACAAAGCAGAAACGCATGGGAGTTGGTGATTTTACCAAAATCCCGAACGGCACCGGCGGTCTTGAAGACCGCATGCCGTTGCTGTGGACCTATGGGGTCAATACCGGTCGTTTGACGATGAACGAATTCGTTGCCGTGACCTCGACCAATATCGCCAAAATCCTGAACGTCTATCCGCGCAAGGGCGCGATTCTTGTCGGGGCGGATGCGGACCTTGTGGTCTGGGACCCGAAGGCATCGAAAACCATCACCGCCGAACATCAGCAATCGGCAATTGATTACAACGTGTTCGAAGGCCATGAAGTCACCGGTCTGCCACGCTACACCATCAGCCGCGGCCGGATTGCAGCTGAAGAAGGCGTCGTGATTGGCAAATGCGGCGATGGTGAATTCGTGCGGCGGGATGCTTATCCAGCAGTGAACAAGGCGCTTTCGAAATGGAAAGAGCTGACGTCTCCGCGTAAAGTAGAGCGTAGCGGCATTCCTGCCGGCGTGTGA
- a CDS encoding SPFH domain-containing protein, with product MHSTFAIFSVAFVFLAVVLTFLSVKIVPQGYEITVERLGRYLRTLDPGMHILIPVFDRVGQRMSLMERVLDIPSQEVISRDNASVVVDGVVFIRVTNTKDAAYKVERLDYAVQNLAMTNLRSVLGSMELDEMLSNREKISLLLLAVLDEATSDWGVKITRVEIKDVQPPEDLTEAMNRQMKAEREKRALILEADGEREANIKRAEGEKSAAILAAEGRMAAAELDARARERTAEAEAKATETVSKAIREGDVQAINYFVAQKYVESLGQIASSPNSKLVFMPLDASGVVGSIGGVTELIKTISQTDKS from the coding sequence ATGCATTCGACCTTTGCAATATTTTCTGTCGCTTTTGTCTTTCTGGCTGTTGTGCTGACGTTTTTGAGCGTCAAGATCGTGCCGCAGGGTTACGAAATTACCGTCGAACGGCTTGGTCGGTATTTGCGGACACTTGATCCTGGAATGCATATCCTGATCCCGGTTTTTGATCGTGTCGGACAGCGCATGAGCCTTATGGAACGTGTGCTTGATATCCCCAGCCAGGAAGTGATTTCGCGCGATAACGCATCCGTTGTGGTCGACGGTGTGGTCTTTATCCGGGTAACCAATACCAAAGATGCCGCCTATAAGGTCGAGCGCCTTGATTATGCCGTACAGAATTTGGCCATGACCAATTTGCGCAGTGTTCTTGGTTCCATGGAACTTGATGAAATGCTGTCAAATCGGGAGAAAATCAGCCTGCTGCTTCTGGCTGTTCTTGATGAAGCGACCAGTGATTGGGGGGTTAAGATCACCCGGGTTGAAATCAAGGATGTACAGCCGCCCGAGGATCTTACGGAAGCGATGAACCGTCAGATGAAGGCCGAGCGCGAGAAGCGCGCGCTGATCCTTGAGGCCGATGGTGAGAGAGAAGCTAACATCAAGCGCGCCGAAGGTGAAAAATCTGCGGCGATCCTGGCTGCCGAAGGACGCATGGCCGCTGCCGAGCTTGATGCGCGGGCACGCGAACGCACCGCCGAGGCAGAAGCCAAAGCAACCGAAACGGTTTCCAAGGCCATCCGCGAAGGCGATGTTCAGGCAATCAACTATTTTGTTGCCCAGAAATATGTTGAATCGCTTGGCCAGATCGCATCAAGCCCTAACAGCAAACTTGTCTTCATGCCGCTGGATGCGTCTGGTGTTGTTGGATCGATTGGCGGTGTGACCGAATTGATCAAAACGATTTCTCAGACAGACAAAAGCTAA
- a CDS encoding tetratricopeptide repeat protein, translating into MKNPIAHILKSSTVTAGITLCLMATATAASPLDEGINSYRHGNFEASAKTFAPLAEQGNATAQYLLACQMINGVGVNADEKRGWELMKASADNHNPDASMVIARRLEATGAKTDNIRLLYQQAADQNQTQAMLWLALDAMDQGKPNQAKQHLSTAWETGDPRAATLLANRFADSDTARYQYLRQAAERGEMRAAAYLAEEARILGDPVEAIGWCAIATGLPGHDQHADWKSIGDAVEKNCSQYDKDLSSADRATNREKVDQFLAKFFDGYKPWKPWRPCAVN; encoded by the coding sequence ATGAAAAATCCAATCGCACATATCCTGAAATCCTCGACCGTGACGGCAGGCATCACGCTTTGCCTGATGGCGACGGCAACCGCCGCATCCCCGCTTGATGAAGGGATAAATTCGTATCGTCACGGCAATTTCGAAGCTTCGGCCAAAACATTTGCGCCGCTTGCCGAACAGGGCAACGCCACCGCGCAGTACCTTCTGGCCTGTCAGATGATTAACGGGGTTGGCGTCAATGCCGATGAAAAACGTGGCTGGGAGTTGATGAAAGCATCAGCCGACAATCACAATCCGGATGCCAGCATGGTCATCGCCCGAAGACTGGAAGCAACCGGTGCGAAAACCGACAATATCAGACTGCTTTATCAACAGGCTGCAGATCAGAACCAGACACAGGCAATGCTGTGGCTTGCCCTTGATGCAATGGATCAGGGCAAGCCTAATCAGGCAAAACAGCATCTGAGTACTGCATGGGAAACTGGCGATCCGCGGGCGGCAACCTTGCTTGCCAATCGGTTTGCAGACAGTGACACCGCCCGTTATCAATATCTGCGTCAAGCCGCCGAACGTGGTGAAATGCGTGCAGCGGCCTATCTTGCTGAAGAAGCCCGCATCCTTGGTGACCCCGTCGAAGCTATTGGTTGGTGCGCCATCGCGACAGGCCTTCCAGGCCATGATCAGCATGCGGACTGGAAATCGATTGGCGATGCCGTAGAAAAAAACTGCAGTCAGTATGACAAGGATCTCTCCTCAGCTGACCGCGCCACAAACCGCGAAAAGGTCGATCAGTTCCTTGCAAAATTCTTTGACGGCTACAAACCCTGGAAGCCATGGCGACCCTGCGCCGTGAACTAG